The proteins below come from a single Chryseobacterium bernardetii genomic window:
- a CDS encoding DUF6584 family protein has product MGNLFDKIEQDLKEGKKKKACDRLRNLINQFPDDLSLRKKLGQIYYEAGFIDEAGKYLILSQPENKEMEKAVALYRKTLGNSGNAILKDIVFRGNKAQLNEYAMNVFTELEKDSLKKTKYIPDFKPKTREKGNYSEGKDSRGFLNKIFIVVLIVFLISLPILGIFKFLELINALFSN; this is encoded by the coding sequence ATGGGAAATCTGTTTGATAAGATAGAACAGGACCTGAAAGAAGGAAAAAAGAAAAAAGCATGTGATAGGTTAAGAAATTTAATCAATCAGTTTCCGGATGACCTTTCTCTAAGAAAGAAATTAGGACAGATTTATTATGAAGCAGGTTTTATAGATGAAGCCGGAAAGTACTTGATTTTGTCTCAACCTGAAAATAAGGAAATGGAAAAAGCCGTTGCGCTTTACAGAAAAACATTAGGCAATTCCGGAAATGCTATTTTGAAAGATATTGTTTTCAGAGGAAATAAAGCTCAGCTTAATGAATATGCCATGAATGTTTTTACTGAACTTGAAAAAGACAGCCTTAAGAAAACTAAGTATATTCCTGATTTTAAACCTAAAACCAGAGAAAAAGGAAATTACTCAGAAGGGAAAGACTCAAGAGGATTTCTAAATAAAATATTCATTGTGGTACTGATTGTATTTTTAATATCGCTTCCTATTTTAGGTATTTTCAAATTTTTAGAACTGATAAACGCATTATTTTCTAACTAA
- a CDS encoding phosphate ABC transporter substrate-binding protein, with translation MKKIKKLKQTFGTNEYELIDFPKKISGVQVSRLQYGNDLGCSYCFPHGLEVLNAKETKFQRCWKKHRKTQWKS, from the coding sequence ATGAAAAAAATTAAAAAATTAAAACAAACCTTCGGAACCAATGAATATGAATTGATTGATTTTCCGAAGAAAATTTCCGGAGTACAGGTTTCCAGGCTCCAATATGGAAATGATTTGGGCTGTTCATATTGTTTTCCACATGGCTTAGAAGTATTGAATGCAAAGGAAACTAAATTTCAGCGATGCTGGAAGAAACACAGAAAAACCCAATGGAAAAGCTAA
- a CDS encoding helix-turn-helix domain-containing protein, whose translation MRPNYKKIYQDMLKLEYPDKLKDPKIKELLGKLDTSEDILKFNDRLFKPSRESQRNNQKLKTYDKKTMLKLLEYQKKHGHSTSYMSKKYKISRTTLSKWKVMFEEELEKIMKKADK comes from the coding sequence ATGCGTCCCAATTATAAAAAGATATACCAGGACATGCTTAAACTGGAATATCCGGATAAGCTAAAAGATCCTAAAATAAAAGAACTTCTTGGCAAGCTGGATACAAGCGAAGATATACTGAAGTTCAATGACAGGCTTTTCAAGCCTTCAAGAGAGAGCCAGAGGAACAATCAAAAACTGAAGACTTATGATAAAAAAACGATGCTTAAACTTCTTGAGTACCAAAAGAAGCATGGGCATTCTACCAGTTATATGTCTAAAAAATATAAAATCAGCAGAACTACTCTTTCAAAATGGAAAGTGATGTTTGAAGAGGAGCTGGAAAAGATTATGAAGAAAGCCGATAAATAG
- a CDS encoding transposase has product MLYKEIHIGKFIKERVDENEITMERICKFLDRDEDAIERMYNSKSIDADLLLRWSKLLEYDFFRLYSSHLILYAPPAAANKNQQKSDKIPYFRKNIYTQEIKEFIMKRILSGDMTQSEVIKEYSIPKSTLHRWLQKSDING; this is encoded by the coding sequence ATGTTATACAAAGAGATCCATATTGGAAAGTTTATTAAGGAGAGGGTTGATGAAAATGAAATAACTATGGAGAGGATATGTAAATTTCTGGACAGAGATGAAGACGCCATAGAAAGAATGTACAACAGCAAATCAATAGACGCGGATCTTCTCTTAAGATGGAGTAAATTATTGGAATATGATTTCTTCCGGCTTTACAGTTCTCACCTGATTTTATATGCTCCACCGGCAGCAGCCAATAAAAATCAGCAGAAATCTGACAAGATCCCTTATTTCAGAAAAAATATTTATACCCAGGAAATTAAGGAATTCATTATGAAAAGAATTCTTTCAGGAGATATGACCCAAAGTGAAGTAATTAAAGAATACTCCATTCCTAAAAGTACCCTTCACAGATGGCTTCAGAAAAGTGATATTAACGGATAA
- a CDS encoding SulP family inorganic anion transporter, with amino-acid sequence MKNTISLFDFSKKINYKNELLAGFTVAMTMIPESLSFAILAGLSPLTGLYAACMMGFVTAVLGGRPGMVSGGAGATIVVLIALIKSHGIEYLFATVALAGALQMLVGIFKLGKFVRLIPQPVMYGFLNGLAIIIFMAQVEQFKITDAGGAVSWLQGTPLYIMSGLTVLTIAVVYFFPRFTKVVPASLAAIIVVFAVVLGFNIHTKTVADIAHISGNLPSFHIPQIPFSFETLQVIFPYALIMAGVGLIESLLTLSMVDEITNSKGNANRESVAQGLANITNGFFGGMGGCAMVAQTLVNLNAGSRARLSGIIASVMILLIILFGAPVIEKIPMAALVGVMMMVAVTTFQWVSIRIVNKMPKSDIFVGITVALITVVLHNLALAVLVGVIISALVFAWDNAKRIRAKKYTDENGIKHYEIYGPLFFGSATAFADKFDPVNDPGEVVVDFKESRIVDMSAIDALNKLSKRYRQQGKTLFLRHLSEDCRKMLKNAEAVVEVNIQDDPTYKVMPEK; translated from the coding sequence ATGAAAAATACTATCAGTTTATTCGATTTTTCGAAAAAAATAAATTATAAAAATGAATTACTGGCAGGCTTTACAGTAGCCATGACCATGATTCCGGAATCTCTTTCATTCGCCATCCTGGCAGGTCTTTCTCCACTTACAGGATTGTATGCAGCATGTATGATGGGGTTTGTAACAGCTGTTTTAGGAGGCCGCCCGGGGATGGTTTCAGGAGGAGCCGGTGCCACAATTGTTGTACTTATTGCCCTGATAAAATCTCATGGGATAGAATATCTTTTTGCAACAGTAGCTCTTGCAGGTGCCCTTCAGATGCTTGTCGGGATATTTAAACTGGGGAAATTTGTCAGGCTCATTCCCCAGCCGGTTATGTATGGCTTTCTGAATGGGTTGGCCATTATTATTTTTATGGCCCAGGTTGAACAGTTTAAAATTACAGATGCTGGCGGAGCAGTCAGTTGGCTTCAGGGAACACCTTTATACATTATGAGCGGCTTAACAGTGCTTACTATTGCTGTTGTTTACTTTTTTCCAAGGTTTACGAAAGTTGTCCCTGCATCACTGGCAGCCATTATTGTGGTATTTGCTGTAGTTCTTGGATTCAATATCCATACAAAAACAGTAGCAGATATTGCCCATATCAGTGGTAATCTTCCAAGTTTTCATATTCCGCAGATTCCTTTCTCTTTCGAAACATTGCAGGTTATTTTTCCTTATGCATTAATTATGGCTGGGGTAGGACTTATCGAATCATTGCTAACCTTATCTATGGTGGATGAAATTACCAATTCCAAAGGAAATGCTAACAGAGAATCTGTAGCGCAGGGATTAGCCAATATTACCAACGGATTTTTTGGCGGAATGGGAGGTTGTGCAATGGTTGCGCAGACCTTGGTAAACCTTAATGCAGGATCCAGAGCCAGATTATCAGGTATTATTGCTTCTGTTATGATCTTACTGATTATCCTTTTTGGAGCACCGGTTATAGAGAAAATCCCAATGGCAGCTTTGGTAGGAGTAATGATGATGGTAGCTGTTACTACCTTTCAGTGGGTTTCTATCAGAATTGTGAATAAAATGCCGAAGTCCGATATATTTGTAGGAATTACTGTTGCTTTAATTACAGTCGTATTGCATAACCTTGCTTTGGCAGTACTCGTGGGAGTGATTATTTCAGCTTTGGTTTTTGCCTGGGACAATGCGAAGAGAATCCGTGCGAAAAAATATACCGATGAAAATGGTATCAAGCATTATGAGATATATGGTCCCTTGTTTTTCGGTTCAGCCACAGCTTTTGCAGATAAATTTGATCCCGTGAATGACCCCGGTGAAGTGGTAGTAGACTTTAAAGAAAGCCGTATTGTAGATATGAGTGCGATTGATGCTTTAAATAAATTGTCGAAAAGATACAGGCAGCAAGGCAAAACACTGTTTCTCCGACACCTCAGTGAAGACTGTCGTAAAATGTTAAAGAATGCGGAAGCAGTAGTAGAAGTCAATATTCAGGATGATCCAACATATAAGGTAATGCCGGAAAAGTAG
- a CDS encoding HAD family hydrolase, whose amino-acid sequence MKTDIDIRNHCHFSFDLWLTLIKSHPEFKTKRVELFSSFFDVEQPFDEVAKTVKYYDDLCNTINEVTGGNIDTFEIYLMILGALNVDVKLLSKEKLNEFYAKSEELFLEYKPVVIFENIHEFFDDIKNQGKTINILSNTGFIKGKTMRKFLIHENLDQYIDFHIYSDEINCSKPNPLIFQEVKNNLKDQDLPLHQILHIGDNPVADYKGATDFGFSAHLLKH is encoded by the coding sequence TTGAAAACAGATATCGACATTCGTAACCACTGTCATTTTTCTTTTGACCTGTGGCTCACATTAATCAAATCTCATCCTGAATTTAAAACAAAAAGAGTTGAGCTGTTCTCCTCGTTTTTTGATGTAGAACAACCTTTTGATGAAGTTGCTAAAACTGTAAAATATTACGATGATCTTTGCAATACCATCAATGAAGTTACAGGAGGAAATATAGACACTTTTGAGATCTATTTAATGATTTTAGGAGCGCTGAATGTGGATGTAAAGCTTTTAAGCAAAGAAAAGCTGAATGAGTTTTATGCAAAAAGTGAAGAATTGTTCTTAGAGTATAAGCCTGTTGTTATTTTTGAAAATATCCATGAATTTTTTGATGATATCAAAAATCAGGGAAAAACTATTAATATTCTAAGCAATACAGGATTTATCAAAGGAAAAACAATGAGAAAATTCCTGATCCATGAAAATCTGGATCAATATATTGATTTTCATATTTATTCTGATGAAATCAACTGTTCAAAACCGAATCCGCTTATTTTCCAGGAAGTGAAGAATAATCTTAAAGATCAGGATCTTCCCCTGCACCAGATCTTACATATTGGTGATAATCCTGTGGCTGATTATAAAGGAGCTACAGATTTCGGGTTCAGCGCACATTTACTTAAACACTAA
- a CDS encoding phosphoribosyltransferase family protein — MNKRYSLHHIHSADEFTFSPAEYSYFKYGDKSYAEKFAKELFNGFISEHEELLHTDKEIVVLPSPYMAIPTASNFLCFYFKKHLDYYLFQKEKKSSILSKINRNHTYITDYGNLNFEDRKNLIANDTYYIDKDFLRGKLCIFIDDIKITGSHEYTVNRILDEYDVEADFMFLYYAELMNFDLDPKIENFFNYYAVKNVKHIAEVMNKPSFQFNTRIVKYILGLDSSNFDYLTSKVKKEQMDLLLELAISNNYHLIKEYKNNINTLTQTELYYGY, encoded by the coding sequence ATGAACAAAAGATACAGCTTACACCACATTCATTCAGCGGATGAGTTTACTTTCTCACCTGCAGAATACAGCTATTTCAAGTATGGCGATAAGTCGTATGCTGAAAAATTTGCAAAAGAATTATTCAACGGATTTATTTCCGAACATGAAGAACTTTTACATACAGATAAAGAGATCGTAGTTCTTCCAAGCCCTTATATGGCGATTCCTACAGCTTCCAATTTCCTATGCTTTTACTTTAAAAAACATCTGGATTATTATCTGTTCCAAAAAGAGAAAAAATCAAGTATTTTATCTAAGATCAATAGAAATCATACCTATATCACAGATTATGGGAACCTTAATTTTGAAGACCGTAAAAATCTGATTGCCAATGATACTTATTACATTGATAAAGATTTTTTAAGAGGAAAACTTTGTATTTTTATAGACGATATAAAAATTACAGGCAGTCATGAGTATACAGTGAACAGAATTTTAGATGAATATGACGTGGAAGCAGACTTTATGTTTCTGTATTATGCTGAACTGATGAACTTTGATCTGGATCCTAAAATTGAGAATTTTTTCAATTATTATGCAGTGAAAAACGTAAAACACATTGCAGAAGTAATGAATAAACCCAGTTTTCAGTTCAATACAAGGATCGTAAAATATATTTTAGGCTTAGATTCAAGTAATTTTGACTATCTTACGTCTAAAGTAAAAAAAGAACAGATGGATCTCCTGCTGGAGCTTGCCATCAGCAATAATTATCATTTAATAAAAGAATATAAAAATAACATCAATACTTTAACACAAACGGAATTATATTATGGCTATTAA